The DNA region CATGgacaatatttaacaaaaagcgAAAACGGGAATTCTTCAGTAAATTTGAACTTTATGTGCCTATATCTTGGGAACGGTGCactttagcaaaaaaaatctagagttctttttgaatgcaaatttaatttcacattgaaaactgaggtttttcgaaaaaaactttttttttcaaaaaggttaaTTTGgcggaatttttttatcgatgcttctttatgactcaaaagttcaaaaaataaaaaaaaacgctaaacatatcaaaaaatttcaaaaaattaagcacacggattttgggaaattgaattaaaaacaaagtaaatttttacaattggCAGAAatcatgtacctattttttcttaatagtcctcatcaatacctacaccttttgcccaagacagcaaattgatcagaaaattctctcaaaagttacagattttcgaatatttacgtaccatttttgtatgaaaagcttccaaatttgaatggagacttgtatgggtgaaccaatgacacaaaatggcttctttggtcataggaaaggcccccacaaagtttgaacctaatccaaaaatataattaaaattcaTTTCTGGTTTTGGTGGAGATTTGCTCACAAGGAAATTGCAGAACATGTTGATTATTTTTCTAAGTATATGATGATTAGTCAAAGCTATTTTTgataaatgttaaattttgctGTTTTCTGATGGATATTTTGGACAATCTTGCGacctcaaacaaaaaataaataaattgtaatccacacagtaaaaaaattgtgtaaatttggaaggttgaacacgaaaaaaaatgaattccgGAAATCGTGGATTGTGTGTATGAATTTGAGATCCATGAAGTAAcatcacggacgaacggacatgacacaggaacaaattttcttcaaatttcagaaGCAAACTATCACTTGCGCCATCTACATTCAAGTTGTCGAAGTAACATCGCGCGATTAcgcatgatttctcaaaatgtcttatgcaataattaattaaaacatttagcatTAGTATGGTGCTAGAAACAGTTTTTTGGCATTAAGTTTGTCTTTATGATTCTCTGTAATTTATCATAGATACTCAAATTGCCAAAAATTGATAGCTGGCTTTGTTTCCATTTTAAACCGCGTGGCGCGAAGATTTTGACATAAGCGATCTCGGTTGCGCAGGTTTTCACCAAGAAGAAGTAAAAGTGCAAATGcgccatactcatgaataaaatcCTTCGTAGTtcttaaattcatgaacacaattcacgatttcgggaattatttttttactgttaatattacctctttcatgatgtaattttaccacaatgtagaataaaaaagtgtcattacACTAGAAAAGTGACACATTttcagtggtaaaattacatttttttcctgGCATAAAAGATATAatataaccatgattttttttactgtgcatatCCATTTTAATTTCATGTCAGTTTGGTAAAAGTCTGTGTTTTCACAATTCGTTTAGGGAAATTTAGAACCAAATTGTTCAAAGGACATTTTTGTGGCTTCAAAACGTTGGGCGCTGTTTCTTCTTGTCTTAAGCCGTGTTCGCTCAGTTTATGTTTGGACAGCACAGCTGATCAAGCTAGTGATAATTGTACTAAAATAACGATTGATTCCACAATTATTCAACATCTCTTTATTTACAAACGTCTTCCTGCGTCATCGTCTCCACCTTAACGGCCGGAATGGCCACCGCCGCCACGTTCTGCTCCCCCCGCCCAGTGGCCCGCGCCTTCAACCGCAGGTAGACAATCTCGAACAGCCACGGCAGCACGCACATGGCCATAAACAGCGTAAGACAGTGGAACGAAATCGTGTAGCTTCCGGTCACGTCCCGGATGTAGCCCACAATCGGTCCGACGGCGAAGGTGATGTTTCCCTGCAGGAACATAAATAACCCGTAGCCGGAAGGAAATCTGCGGGGCAAACGTCATCATCCATCAACATTTTGCACATCCGACTCCCACGGGGTCAATATTCGGGGATTTTTTTATCGGCCGTTGTTTATCGATTTCGATAAACAAATGTACCTTGGGTTTTTTAAACCACCCTACCCGGGGATGTTCGGAAGCTTACCTCGCCTGCGAAAGATACTCGGAAAACACCAGCGGAAGCGGCACGTGGATCCAGGTTCGCAGAAATCCCATTATGGCAGTTATGATGGCCATCCCGTAAAAATCGTAAACGAATAAAAATGCTATCGGAAGGAAGAAAAAGTAGGTGGCGGGTGTGAGTAGGAAGTGTAAAACATGGAACGTTACAATCCGAATGGCCTCATCCTATTAACATATTGTTTTTCCTATCCTGTGGGGGAGGTTGGAGGGCGCATCCGAAAGCGTTTTACTGCCCATCGGAAGCCCCGGTCCGGGATTTTCAAGTGGGGCAAAAGTAATTACCGAAACGTGCCAGGATGGTGAAGAGCGCCCCGGCCAGATAGACGTAGCGGGCCTTAATGTTCAAGCATGTGCTCGAAATGGCCAGAAAGACTCGCGAGAGCAGATCCGCCGCGGCGCCGATGGCAATGATTAGCGAGACGTCCGGCTGTAGTGAGGGAAGAACAGAGCGATTAGCGGGTCAGCATTAGTATTCAAAGGGCCGTTGGATTTTCTTTTATGGGTAGTACTTTGCCAAATCCAATCATGAACAAGTACATGGGCTGCAGCGTGAAGAACGCCAGATCCGAGTACAGAGCGAACGAAATTCCAAGCACGATGTTCACGTAGATGGGATCCTTCAGCAGGGTAAGATCCAGGAAATCAATGAGAACCTGCCACTTGGTCGCGGGCTGCTTGTCCCGCTCGGTACTGTCACTGACCACCACCGGTCCGGACCAGTTTCCTAGTCCTGGAATCGAAGACGCCCGTCTCGAACCCAAACCCTTGGAAACATGTGACAGATTCTCGTCGGACCTATCAGGCTTCTCGCGGACAATCTTCTCCGGTGCCATCTGCTGCTCTTCCGGTTCAACCGGGACCAACCGCATATGCCACTCGACCGGATGCATCACCATCATGGCCACCAGCGTGTGACTGTTTACCGCCGCCAGCACCGCCATGCAACCCCGGAATCCGTACGCTTCCATCGTTTTCTGGATAAAGATCGGATAGAACATGGTACCCAAGCCAATCAACGTTTGCGACACGCTCATCATCACCACCCGCTTCTCCACAAAGTAGGCGTTGA from Culex quinquefasciatus strain JHB chromosome 3, VPISU_Cqui_1.0_pri_paternal, whole genome shotgun sequence includes:
- the LOC6053540 gene encoding monocarboxylate transporter 9 — protein: MSVAYRKVPPEGGWGLLVGIGMAAMFTVSLGSLPSFGLMFGDFLTALGEETGAIALITSCFFSALSFAGLFTNTLMKKYSCRTVGLLGAFSYVIGSFLTIFVRSTNELLISFSVFQGAGFGLMIPVSYTTFNAYFVEKRVVMMSVSQTLIGLGTMFYPIFIQKTMEAYGFRGCMAVLAAVNSHTLVAMMVMHPVEWHMRLVPVEPEEQQMAPEKIVREKPDRSDENLSHVSKGLGSRRASSIPGLGNWSGPVVVSDSTERDKQPATKWQVLIDFLDLTLLKDPIYVNIVLGISFALYSDLAFFTLQPMYLFMIGFGKPDVSLIIAIGAAADLLSRVFLAISSTCLNIKARYVYLAGALFTILARFAFLFVYDFYGMAIITAIMGFLRTWIHVPLPLVFSEYLSQARFPSGYGLFMFLQGNITFAVGPIVGYIRDVTGSYTISFHCLTLFMAMCVLPWLFEIVYLRLKARATGRGEQNVAAVAIPAVKVETMTQEDVCK